The window AAACGGTTTTCCATGGACGCTTCCTTGAGACCCTTGCTATAGCTCTTCACCTTGTAGAAGCTGTCACTTTCGCCATCCACTTCTACCTGACTGATCTCGATGAGCTGGTTGGATTTATCCCGTATTTCCACAGGGGAAAGGCTTGTTGCACGGTATTCTTTGAGTTTACCCCGTGAGACACAGATGTAGTCGAAGGATTCCTCTTTCAATATCTTCAGGTTATCATTCGTGGCGATGCCGGCATCCATGACCACCACCTGCTTTTTATCGGATCTCCCCCTATGGGATTTCATCTTGTCAAGAATATATTGCAGGCTTTCAGGATCAGTCATGTTGCCTTCAAAGATTTGTGACTCCTTCAGGAAACCTTCCGGGTTGACCACCACAGCCAGCACCACCAGTCTGGTATCGTTACGCTTTTCCTTGCTGCGCCCGAACTTAGCTATCCGACTCTCTCGCATGGTTCCCTCAAAATAGGTATTTGTTAAATCATAGATGATAATCTTGTCATCCAAGGAAAAAAGATCGTTCGTGCGGTTAGAAAAATGACGTTCCAAGCCATCCTTCTCACCATAAAGCCGGTGAGCCATCTGGTAAAGCTTATCTTTGGTGATGGCCGAAGGATCAACCCCGGTCAGTTCACAAAGCGCCGAGTTCTCCTTCAACCAACGGCTGGTTTTATACTCCGATGCGGGGTAAACAGCCCGGGCGATGATCTGGGTTAAAGCAAGGGCGATATCTTGTTTCTCCCAGCCGAAAGTCTCTAAATACTCCGGCAGGAGCAATTGGCGGCAAGCTTGAAGACAAAGCCATTCGCCACCAACCTCCCGGATATCACTGTTCGTTGTCCTGTCAATGTACACTTGCTCGATACCAGCCGCCTTCTTCTTTGCCTTTTCTATCTTTTGCGCTTCATGGAGTAGTCCCACGTATTTCGTGCACAGGGCTTCCACCTTGTCATCACGAAGCGATGAGATGATGAATGTTTTGCCCTCGAAGTAAACCTGGTTGATGCGTTGACAGAGAAAGGGAATCTTTTCAGGTGGAAGAACTGATTCCAGGTCACCCAAAGAGAGCAGCGTGCGATTACGGATGAAGCGGCCTTCCCGGTAGCTCTCACACAACCGGTAATGGGTATACTCATGGCCCCCATCCTTTTGCTTTATGCTTGTCTTGAAAAACATACAACGCAAAAGTAATCAAGGGATACGTTTTTTTCAACATCAAATGGGGGACTACATTCGTGTTTTAAAATAAACCGACATTGAATATCAGCCTGATACAAAAATTTATGGTCAGCAAACAGACGTAAAACAAGCGGATTTAACGTAAATAGAGGGTAAGTTTAACTTCTATTTATAATCGTGCTGCAATGTGGGTTAAAAATTTTATGGAAATGAATTGGTTGGGAAAGGACTTGCAGGTTTATTCGGAAATAACAGTGCTCACAAAATAGATATTCAACATAAAAGAAGATTGAGTGCTTCTTTATATAGTTATAATTATTTGGTCTATAGTGAAACAGGATTAAAAGCGGCTGTAATAAGAAGACGATCGTTGCTTCATAACTGGACTAAAGAAGCAAGTTGGGGGCCTGGAACAGTTATGGGATGGGAACATATTCATTTTGTATATGATAAGTTAGATATACCTGACATGCCTGATTTACATGATCAGACTAAGAGAATGACCTACGGCAAATTCATGGGAAATTTAGCTAAAGTCTCTACATTGTATAAATTTGACAAGAAAGTCTCGGATGGTAATATTATTACCATACCTATTATTTTAGGAAAAGAGATTGAAGTTAATTCACTTGATATTGCAAATGCAGGTATAGACTTAATGACAAAAGCAGGATTAGATTATCTGAAAAAATTAGGAGACCCCTATCTTACTCAAGCTCTTGAGCAAAGAGAAGCGGCGATTAACAAGAGTATATGGAATACAAATCCTTTTCAAAAAGTACCGATTCCGGGTATTTCAATACATATTATAGATTTGAAGAAAAAGCAGATGCATGTTTTTATTGGTTCCGATAAAATTTGGAAACCCGGGCCAAGCCAAGTGAAAGTTTTTGATAGTGGTGTTGTATTTGAAGTTGAATACAATTCAAATTTAGGACTGGTTGGAAGTGCCCTTAAAACTTTAGCAAAAAATGTCAAGAATAAAGCTCCTAATGTGGAATCTGCATTTGTTTACGCATATACAACAACTGATTCCGGCGGTGAAGTAAAAGGTATGATTCTTAAAAAGACAAAAGACAAGTAATAGAATCATAGTAAAATATTATATTTAAATTTTATATCCGGCGTGAGTATAATACTCCCCGAAATTTGTACCACGAACTAAGCAAAGATTAAATGCTTATATTTGTGATATGAACAAGTCAAGAAGAAAACATTCAGCCGCCTTCAAGGCAGAGGTTGCATTGGCAGCGATCAAGGAACGCGAGACGTTATCCGAGTTAAGTGCCCGTTATGGTGTTCACCCCACAGTGATCAGCACGTGGAAAAATGAGTTTCTGAAACGTTCAGAAGAAATCTTCTCGAAACAAGGTCCCAGGAGTGAAGCTGACTTTGAAAAGGAGCGACGGGAACTCTTCGCCAAGATAGGTGAATTGGAGATGCAGCGGGACTGGTTAAAAAAAAAGTCGAAACAGTTGGGCTTGGAATAATTGAACGTCGAAGCCTTGTATCGAAAGATGATTGTATAAGCCTCCAGAGCCAATGTGATCTGCTGGGGATCAGCAAATCCGGTCTTTACTATGTGGCAAAAGGAGAATGTGATGCGAATCTTGAGATTATGAAGAAAATGGATAAACACCATCAGGATCATCCCACTTACGGAGTTCTGCAAATGCAAGACTACTTGTTGGCACAGGGTTTACGGGTCAATCCCAAGCGAGTGAGACGACTCATGCGCAAGGCGCAGATAATAGCTCAATATCCAAAGCGAAATTTGAGCAAATTGGGCCTATCCGACTATATCTATCCCTATCTGCTTCGTAATCTTGATGTAGACCATCCGAACCAGGTCTGGGAGATTGACATCACGTACATACCCATGGACAGGGGTTTCATGTATCTAACGGCAATCATAGACGTGTACAGTCGTTTTATTGTTGGATGGGGACTTCATAACAGCCTTCATGGAGAGAACGTGATTGAAGTCCTTGACGGGGCAATAGATGAGCACGGTGTGCCCGGGATTATCAACTCGGATCAGGGAAGTCAGTTTACCAGCCCGGCGTGGGTGAACAGGCTCAATGAACTTGGAATCAGCATCAGCATGGATGGCCGTGGCAGGGCAACGGACAACATCTATATTGAACGGTTCTGGAGGACATTGAAACAGGATTATGTTTACCCGTTTCCGGCAGAGAACGGCACCACACTCTGGAAAGGGATCCGATGGTTTGTGAATCATTACAACAAGGAGAAAACCCACCAGGGTGTGGGTAGAAGAACGCCGGAAAGCGTGTTCCGGTTAAGTGCATAATTTTTTACTTGTAAACAAATGTACATGCACCAAATGAGACATCAAGCTAAATCCCTGACGGGTTTTGGGAAAAATCTCCACTCAAAAGGAGTTGTATTTTTTCCAAAAAGCTTGACTTACTCATTTGCTTCAAGAATGGCTGGTTTACAAGTAAAAAAACGATAATGTGAAAAAATTCGAGAACAATATTTTAGTTAAAAACCCCGCTTAATCGGTACAGAGAATAGGGAGTACTAAAGAGTGTTTATTTGCTTGCGCCGGATTAAAAGTAAAATAATCAAAATAATACGAATATATAAATGGAAACGAAGAAACTACTTTTTAGATACTTTTTATTTTGCTCCCTTTTTATTACAAACACTTTGTATTCACAAGAGTTGCAAACAGTATCCAGAATAGGATTGGGAATAAATGGACTTGATCTGGCGGTTGAGTTACCCATAGCGAAAAAAATAACCATTGAACCGAGCATTGGTCTTGGGCCAAGTTATGATTTCGGTGAAGGTGAAGCCCTTACGTTCAGGATGGATTGGCATTGGACATTATTGAATCCGAGCGTACATTTAGGAGTAAATGGCAAGTTTATTTATAACCATAAAAGTGAACCGAAATTATTCAATTCGGGAAACTTTATCGGTTTAAAAGTGAAATATGTATCAAAACCATTAACTGATGAGATACATTATTTGACCAATACATTGCTAACAAATCTGAATTGGGGAGGACAGCGAAATATTGGAAGACATTGGATTTTCAGTTATTCGTTAGGAGCAGGATACGGCTACAACCTCGATGAACCGTATGGTTTATTCTATCCGGCTTTCGATCTCAAATTTGCCTATGTATTGCCCTACGGAAGAAGCAATTAAAATTTAACTATAGCAAACAAAATACTAAATAGTCTCTTAGCTAATAAATTAATGTTTTCACAATTATAATTAGTATGAGGGACTATTATTTTACTAATTGTTTCTTTCTGCAAAAATAGAAGAACAAATAATGATACAAATATCGGCATGAAACGTATAATATTTTGTACTTTGGTTTTGGTTATGTTTTTTCTTAATTCAGTTTATTTGAATGCGCAAATCCAAAAAACTTTAGGTATGGATGGCGGTTTTTACTTTAATTCCAGTAACATAGCATATCATTTTTCGTTGACTTATAGCCTTCAATTCAATCAGTATTTTGGAATTTCTGCTGGAACTATGTTCCTTTCCGTTCCATTGGATATTGCTGGATGGTCGGATAGTTCAAGAAATAGCAGCTATTATTTTGATGAAGATAATATTAAACGTTTCAATCTGTTTTTTTCTACTTTTTATTCACGACCACTTTTCCAATCTACAGGTGTTTACACGAATTGGTCGGTTTCATTCGAACCAATTCCATATGAGTATATATCATTAGAGAAACGGATGAACAATGATATACTATCCGAGAATGTAGGTAAATACCAATTTACTGGATTTTCACCCGGTACATTTTTAGAAATGGGCTTAGTTCAATATTTAAATAGAGATAATAATGGATTAAGGCTATCCCTCGGGTTTGGTTATGGCTGGTATGATATGTATGCCGGTTATAATAGAGCTATTATTGATGGACAAAGAATATCGACATATATTCCTAATAATAATCTTTATAAAAGGATAAGTCTAAAGTTAATTGGACTTTAGACGATTAATGACTTAAAAATAAATGTAATTACACTTTCTAAATTCTAACGCGCTCATACCATATTTTCATTAAACAAATAGTTGGGATAATGTTTTCATTTAGCGAAGGTGCCTAAAATATCACATTTTACAACCAGTTCGGTGTTATACAGGAATTGGTTTCCTTATCTTTGAAATTAACAGACACAGTCTGTCATATTTCGGGAAACGATCATCCGGTTACAGACAATAGACTTATCGTATTATATTTTTTGTTTGGGTTTAATAGTTTAGAATTCACCTCTCTCCTTTTTTTGGGGGATGGATTATTATAGCCGGCGGTTACATTCTTTCCAGTACTATGGCCAACCATTTGTTTAACGAAAATCTCACTAATATACATTTCGCTTGTAAGATGAGTTACGTAGCTGTTACGGGTATAGGCGGTCGATAAATTCCGGTCTATCCCTAATTGTGCTGCTATTACTTTTAATGAATTATTTATTGGGTTTAATGCCAGTTGAATAGCGTCTTTTATCTTTCTTTCGTTTTGATCTACTCGTTCGATGCCGTTAAGAAATGGAAAGATATATCCATTCTGTTCTTTATTGCCGTGTCGGTTAATTATTTCTACCATTGGAGGTAGTAGCGGAGCGCAAATAGGCTCTGGATTTTTTTTCTTTTTTGTATCTCTGGTTTTCTTACGATGAAATACAATCTCTTGGGATGCTCCGTCGATGTCTTTGTATTGCAACCTGCATAGATCACCGAAATTTAGTCCGTTACAATAGAACATGAATATGAAAATATCCCTTGCAACCATCAATCCTTGATTGTCAGTCTCAAAATCCTCTATTTTCCAAATGTCCTCAATGTCTAAAGCGATAGATTTTCTCCCACCTTCCGGAATAGAATATTTATTCTTGCCCTCTCCAAATGGATAGCGAGTTCCGCTTAAATAAGGGTCTTCTCCATTGTTTATTATTGCCCTAAGTGTTCTCATATAAATCCCGATAGTAGCGTATTCTATACCGGTCGCACTCCAAAAGTCTTCGCAGTCAGATAAAAATTTCACCGTGATATCGTCAAATTTAATATCAGCGATGACGTTTAAAACATCCTTACCTTTTGTCTTATGCTTTTTACTTACACATTCTTCAATAAATAGTTGTTTGGCTATTTTACTTTTGATTTTTCTGTAATACTGAAAACGTATAAGAGCGTTTAATGTGGTTCTGTATATTGTTGCATTCCCGACCTTGAAGGTGTTGTTTAAAGTGTTTATTTTGGCCGTAAACGCATCATTTACGGTTAAGATATCCGACTTGCCTAATTTGTGATCGAGTGCTGCAAAAGAGAAATTGTCTGCAGTCTCTTTAACGGACGGAGGATTTGCGAGGTTGCGGGGGGGGGGGGGATATCCACTATCCCTTGTAATCTCGCAAATCCTGTGTTCTACGATGTCGCCGTTAGGCGAGGAGTAGAATGCAGGATGTAATCCTCCGTCCGTTCTCCCGACGAGCCGAAGGCGATGTCGGGAGAACTGCGGGTTTAAGAATATCATCAAAATATTTTTGTATGTCGTCTTTATGCTCTCTTAGATGTGCCGCTTTAGTCTTAAAATTAAAATCAGCTTCCTCTGAAGCTTCAAATAATTCCCAGTCCTCACGATCTAATACTTTTCCTGTAGAGTAGTAGTCGCTATCTCTTTTATATGTTACACGCCACCGTAGTGGGCATTCATTTTCGGGATTTTTATTCCTTATATCTCGAACAAGTTTAACGGTTATACCGTTATTGGAATAGTAGAATTTCATATCAGTATATTTTTAGATTGTATTCGATATATAACAAACAATCATAACAAACAAATAACAAACAAAAGTAGCAAAAATATACAAATAGAAGAAATAGGAAAGAGTTAATAATTTATTATATATGCTGTTAAACAGGTATTTATGAATTATTTGAAAATAGAGAAAAAATACAGAAATAACTGTTTAAAAGCTTCCCAAGCTGGGGGTCGCGAGTTCGAGTCTCGTTTGCCGCTCTCTGAGTACCAATCGCTTACAGGTTTATCCTGCAAGCGATTTTTTTTGTGCCGCTCTCCTCCTTCAGAGCATCATCTATCAGAGAAGAAGACAATCTCAGCCCTCTTCAACTGTCAAACAGTATCTGCTAACGGAGAGCACTGCCAGCTGACCGGCCAATATCGGAATTGAATGGCCTGGTTTATTCGAATGAGGTGATCAACCGGTCGATAAACGCAGGTTTGTTGTCGCAATTGAATCTCACCGACACCTTGTTTGCCTGGCATTTCGTACAGAGATAGTTACATGGGCGCACCGGGATCTTTGCCAGGCACAGGTACCACACCTTCATGATAATCGGGCAGCGGCCCCATCTCATAGGTCTCCGGTCCATAGCGGAGGGTTGAAGAGATGATCTCGTCCCAACTGATCTCTTTACCCGTATAGGCTGCCTCTCTTCCCAATATGGCAACCAGTGTAGAATAGGCCAGATCTTCTGCCTGGTTGATTTTCTTGTTCAAACGGATCGATTCCACCAGGTGGATATGTTCCTGGTTGTAGGGGTTTTTTACCGGCTTCTTCTCATAATCGTATTTCCACAGGAGGTTTCCACTCCAGTCGACTATCTTGATCGATCCCCCGTCGTTCAGCTGGGCCATCCCTTTTGCGCCCAGGATCTGTTCCGACACATTGCCGTCACATCCATCTATCTGCCTGGCGGTATGCAGCATTCGTTTGTTGTTGTTGTAATAATAATCGACACTGAAGAAGTCGAAGATGTCTCCGGTCAACCTGCGTGCGCGTCCACCAAAACCGACTGCTCTCAAGGGCTTTTCACCCATGAACCAGGTGACGACATCGATATTGTGAATACCTTGATCGAGGATATGATCTCCACTCAGCCATTTAATATTAAACCAGTTGCGGATGCAATACTCCATATCGCTCCACTCGGGACGCTTGACCTTGTTCCACCAGGCACCCTGATTCCAATGAGATGTGCAGGAGACAACCTCACCAATGATTCCATTTCTTATTTGAATATATGCCTCCCAATAGTCGCGACGGTGCCTGCGCTGGTTTCCGGTAATTACGGTAAGTCCCTTTCCTGTAGCCACTTTCGATGCAGCAATGACCGTACGGATGCCTGTTGGATCTACCGCACACGGTTTCTCCATAAAGAGATGCTTACCGGCCTCCACAGCCGCCTTGAAATGTTCAGGACGGAAATGGGTCGGGGTACACAAGAGCACCACATCAACATCCTCCATCTCCAAGATCTTCTTGTATGCATCGAATCCCAAAAAGCAGTTGCGGTCGTCCACTTTGTTATTGTACTTTTCAGAGAGGAGCCTCCGGCAACTCTCCATCCTGTCGGGAAAGAGATCGGCCAGGGCAACTATGGAGAGATTGGGTCCAGCCTCCAGAAACTGGGTAGCAGCACCGGTACCCCTGTCTCCGCAACCGATGAGTGCAGCCCTCAATGGTTCTCCATCTGGAGCGATCTCAACAAAGGAGAACATACCCAGCTCTTCGGGGGTATGTTGCTTGCCAGATTCTCTATTCTCTCCCTTAGAGCAGGATGTGATCAATGCGGGGGTGCCGATTCCCAATGGGAGCGATGCGCCCAGGATGGCTGAATTGGATAAAAAGTCACGTCGTTTCATACTCTTCAATATTTAGAAATTTGATAATAAGGTTACTCTCTGTTACAGCTCGAACTCTTTGGTGAGACGAATATCTTCGGAGGAGCAGCTCTTTATCCAACTCCTTGATCTCCGGCTTGCCGTAGCGGAATGTGGTATAGCCTAATCCATATCCGAACGGATAAAGGGGCTTTCCTGTGAAATACTGGTAGGTCCGCCCCTTGGTCAAATCATAATCCCCAAACGGAGGTAACTCCTCGAGCGAGTTGTAGTAAGTCAACACCAATCTTCCACCCGGGTTGTAACGGCCAAAAAGCACTTCGGCTACGGCAGTTCCTCCCTGCTCCCCCTGGCGGATCGATATCATGCGAAGCATACACCTACAACCTGTAGTCTTCCCAGACACGGGCGGAGGGATCGGCAGTATACATATTTCGATAACAAGCGGCCAATGTAAAAACCGGCGCAATAGCCGACAGTAAAATAGCTCTCATGACCATCAGCCTCATAACTTTTTCATTTCTTCCACAACCTCTCTATCTCTTCCAGCGATTTCCCTTTTGTTTCGGGAACCATCTTCCATACAAAAAGGGCAGAAAGAAGAGCCATCAATCCGTAGAAACCATAGGTCAACGCCCCGCTGTACTCCATCATTGCCGGATAGGTAGAGGAGATGAGGTAGTTGGCGGCCCATTGCGCAGTAACAGCTATCGCAACCGCTTGGCCACGGATCTTGTTGGGGAAGATCTCAGATATCAGTACCCAGCAGATCGGTCCCCACGACATCATGAATGAGGCGGTGTAGATGATGATAAATACCAGCGTGCTTATGCCGATGATCTCGTTATAAGCCAACCAGGAAATGGCAAACATGCCAATGGCCATGCCAATCGATCCGGTAATCAGCAGCGGTTTTCTACCCCATTTGTCCACCGTCAGGATGGCAACAACCGTAAAGATAACATTCACAAATCCCATGATGATGGTCTGCAACATGGAGGCATCCTTTGCGGCACCCATGCTCTCGAAGATCCGTGGAGCATAATAGAGCGCCACGTTGATTCCCACGAACTGCTGGAATACAGACAGAAGTATCCCGATAAAAATGACAACTTTACCATAGGAATATATGCTGGAACGCTCCGTTACACGACCAATGGATTGCTTTATTTCAAAAAGGATACTCTCGGCCCGTAACCTGTCGGCATTGATGCGGGTTAACACCGTACGTGCTTTCTCGTCGCGATTCGACAACACCAGGTAACGCGGCGTCTCGGGCACCATAAAGAGGAGGATCCCGAAGAGGGCCGCAGGAATGGCTTCCGAAGCGAACATGTAGCGCCATCCGATATCGTTGATCCACTCGATGGTCTGCCCGTAGGCAATGCTCCAATTTACGAAATAGACCACCAACATCCCAAAGATGATGGCAAACTGGTTGAAGGAAACCAGTCTCCCCCGGATACCGGCAGGAGATATCTCACTGATGTACATGGGTGAAACGGCAGAGGCCAGCCCCACCCCCACTCCACCTATGATGCGGTAGAGGTTGAATGCCAGCAGCAGTCCGATGGAGGGTTCGCCCTTGGTGAAGAAAAGGGTTTCGGGGAAACCCGATCCCAATGCCGAGAGAAAAAAGAGAATGGCCGAAATGAGCAGGGTCTTTTTCCTGCCGAACCGGTTCGAAAAGAGTCCCGAAAGCATTCCCCCTGCGACACAGCCTATCAGGGCACTCGACACGGTGGCTCCATGGATCAGTGAATTCAAACCCAACGGTCTGATGAGGTAAGCCTCGATCGATTTCTCCGCACCTGATATTACAGCCGTGTCGTAACCGAAGAGGAGTCCGCCCAGCGTAGCTACCAGAGTAATTCCAAAAATATAGGTCTTGTTGTATTTCATCTGCTTTCAAGCTATATGACGCAAAAACCGGAACAGGTATCCGGAAATGGACTCCGGTTCCGGACAATCTCGTCGAGGTTCGTCAAATATACATGTTCACAATCGATTCGTAAAGTTCCTGCTTGCCACTGATCTGGGCCGGCTCTTTCCCCAGCGAGATGGCATACTGGCGCAGATCCTCAAGCGAAAGTCTGCCCTCCTCGAACTCTTTGCCTTTGCCGCTGTCGAAAGAGGCATACCTCTCCTTCAGCATCTGCAGGTAGGGCGACTCTTCAAGGATCCCGGCGGCAGCCTCCAGGGCACGGGCAAAAGCATCCATTCCGGCAATGTGAGCAATGAAGATATCTTCCAGATCGGTAGAGTTGCGCCTAGTTTTGGCATCAAAATTGGTCCCTCCGCCCTGTAGTCCACCCCCCTTCAGGATAACCAGCATGGCTTGTGTCAACTCATAAACGTCGATGGGGAACTGGTCGGTATCCCAACCGTTCTGGTAATCTCCCCGGTTGGCGTCGATCGAGCCCAGCATGCCTGCATCGACAGCGCATTGCAGATCATGTTCAAAGGTGTGGCCGGCCAGCGTGGCATGATTCACCTCGATATTCAGCTTGAAGTCCTTGTCGAGGCCATGTGCGCGCAAGAAGCCGATCACCGTCTCGGCATCCGTGTCATACTGATGCTTGGTAGGTTCCATCGGTTTAGGCTCAATGAGGAAGGTTCCCCTGAATCCTTTCGAGCGGGCATAATCACGGGCCTTGGTCAGCATCATGGCCAGATGTTCCTTCTCACGTTTCATGTCGGTATTCAAGAGGCTCATGTACCCTTCGCGTCCACCCCAGAAGACATAATTCTCGCCTCCCAGCTCGATAGTGGCATCCAGGGCATTCTTGATCTGCGTGGCAGCATAGGCTACACTGTCGAAGTTGGGATTGGTGGCCGCTCCGTTCATATAACGTTTATGGCTGAAGACGTTGGCCGTTCCCCAAAGCAGTTTTATGCCCGTCTCGGCCATTCTTTCCTTTGCATAGGCAACGATCGACTTCAGATTGGCCTCATACTCCTCAATGGAGTTCCCCTCATCGATCAGGTCAACATCGTGAAAACAGAAATATTCGATTCCCATCTTCTGCATGAACTCAAAGCCTGCGTCCAGTTTCTTCTTGGCTCTCTCCAATGCACCCTCGCCGTTATTCCACTCGAAATCTTTCGTCTCCTCCCCAAAGGGATCGCTCGATTCAGCACAAAGGGTGTGCCAGTATGCCATCGAAAACTTGAACCAATCTTTCATCTTGCGGCCATAGACCACCTTCTCCGCATCGTAATAACGGAAAGCCAGCGGGTTCTTGCTCTCCTTGCCTTCAAACCGGATCTGTCCGATGCCGGGAAAAAACTCTTTTCTTGTTTCCATAATTGTTTCTGTTATCAGTTTATTATTTTGTAATGTATCTTTTCCATCGTTGATATGCAGCTTCATACTCGTCGCGATGCGCTACGTCAGGTTCAATGGTCATGATCCTCCTTAACGAGGCAAACGCCTCTTCGTTGGACGAATAGATCCCGACCCCGATTCCGGCCGCCTTTGCAGCACCGGCCGCCCCATCGGTATCGAACAGTTCGATGGTAGCACCGGTAACACTGGCCAGCGTCTCCCTGAACACGGAGCTCAGGAACATGTTGGCATTCCCTGCCCGGATAAGGTTGAGCTGCATCCCCATCTCTTCCATGATCTCCATACCGTACCGGAAAGAGAATACAATTCCCTCCTGCGATGCACGGACCATATCGGAGATGGTATGGATATTGAAATTGATGCCGTGAAAGGAAGATCCCGGATCCCTATTCTGCAGAACCCGTTCCGCACCATTACCAAAGGGAATCACTGAAATGCCCCTCGAACCAACTGGCGATTTCGAGGCCAGCACGTTCATGTCGTCATAACCCAAACCCTGCTGGATCATGTTCTTTTTTATCCAAGAGTTTAGGATGCCGGTACCGTTAATGCACAGCAGAACGCCCAATCTCGGCTCCTCTGGGGTATGGTTGACATGAGCAAAGGTATTTACCCGCGACAGCGGATCGTAGTTCACCTCCCCCAAGACACCATAGACAACGCCCGATGTTCCCGCGGTGGAGGCAATCTCTCCAGGATGGAAAACATTGAGTGATACCGCATTATTGGGTTGATCCCCTGCCCGGTATCCTACCGGTGTCCCCTCCTTCAGTCCCAGCTCCCTGGCAGCTCCGGCAGAAACCGCTCCCTGAAAACCGAAGATCGGAACCAGCCGGGGGATGATATCGTAACTGAATCCGAAGCAGCTCATCACCTCTTCAGAGATCCCATTCTTCTGAAAATCCCAGAAGATGCCTTCCGACAATCCCTCGACGGTGGCGGTTACCTCACCGGTCAGCCTCATGGCAATATAGTCTCCGGGAAGCATGATCTTGTCGATCTTTCCGTAGAGATCAGGCTCATTCTCTTTCACCCAGGCCAGTTTCGAAGCGGTGAAATTGCCCGGCGAGTTCAACAGGGAAGCCAATGCCTTTTCGGGCCCGATCGCCCGGAATGCCTTCTCACCGTAGGCAACAGCCCTGCTGTCGCACCAGATGATGGAAGGGCGAAGCACCTTGCCCTCCCGGTCTACCGCAACCAGCCCGTGCATCTGCCACGATATGCCGATCCCCTTGATATCCGCTACATCTATGCCCGAC of the Petrimonas mucosa genome contains:
- a CDS encoding Gfo/Idh/MocA family protein, encoding MKRRDFLSNSAILGASLPLGIGTPALITSCSKGENRESGKQHTPEELGMFSFVEIAPDGEPLRAALIGCGDRGTGAATQFLEAGPNLSIVALADLFPDRMESCRRLLSEKYNNKVDDRNCFLGFDAYKKILEMEDVDVVLLCTPTHFRPEHFKAAVEAGKHLFMEKPCAVDPTGIRTVIAASKVATGKGLTVITGNQRRHRRDYWEAYIQIRNGIIGEVVSCTSHWNQGAWWNKVKRPEWSDMEYCIRNWFNIKWLSGDHILDQGIHNIDVVTWFMGEKPLRAVGFGGRARRLTGDIFDFFSVDYYYNNNKRMLHTARQIDGCDGNVSEQILGAKGMAQLNDGGSIKIVDWSGNLLWKYDYEKKPVKNPYNQEHIHLVESIRLNKKINQAEDLAYSTLVAILGREAAYTGKEISWDEIISSTLRYGPETYEMGPLPDYHEGVVPVPGKDPGAPM
- a CDS encoding IS3 family transposase, producing MERRSLVSKDDCISLQSQCDLLGISKSGLYYVAKGECDANLEIMKKMDKHHQDHPTYGVLQMQDYLLAQGLRVNPKRVRRLMRKAQIIAQYPKRNLSKLGLSDYIYPYLLRNLDVDHPNQVWEIDITYIPMDRGFMYLTAIIDVYSRFIVGWGLHNSLHGENVIEVLDGAIDEHGVPGIINSDQGSQFTSPAWVNRLNELGISISMDGRGRATDNIYIERFWRTLKQDYVYPFPAENGTTLWKGIRWFVNHYNKEKTHQGVGRRTPESVFRLSA
- a CDS encoding transposase, producing MNKSRRKHSAAFKAEVALAAIKERETLSELSARYGVHPTVISTWKNEFLKRSEEIFSKQGPRSEADFEKERRELFAKIGELEMQRDWLKKKSKQLGLE
- the xylE gene encoding D-xylose transporter XylE, whose translation is MKYNKTYIFGITLVATLGGLLFGYDTAVISGAEKSIEAYLIRPLGLNSLIHGATVSSALIGCVAGGMLSGLFSNRFGRKKTLLISAILFFLSALGSGFPETLFFTKGEPSIGLLLAFNLYRIIGGVGVGLASAVSPMYISEISPAGIRGRLVSFNQFAIIFGMLVVYFVNWSIAYGQTIEWINDIGWRYMFASEAIPAALFGILLFMVPETPRYLVLSNRDEKARTVLTRINADRLRAESILFEIKQSIGRVTERSSIYSYGKVVIFIGILLSVFQQFVGINVALYYAPRIFESMGAAKDASMLQTIIMGFVNVIFTVVAILTVDKWGRKPLLITGSIGMAIGMFAISWLAYNEIIGISTLVFIIIYTASFMMSWGPICWVLISEIFPNKIRGQAVAIAVTAQWAANYLISSTYPAMMEYSGALTYGFYGLMALLSALFVWKMVPETKGKSLEEIERLWKK
- a CDS encoding IS1634 family transposase, with product MFFKTSIKQKDGGHEYTHYRLCESYREGRFIRNRTLLSLGDLESVLPPEKIPFLCQRINQVYFEGKTFIISSLRDDKVEALCTKYVGLLHEAQKIEKAKKKAAGIEQVYIDRTTNSDIREVGGEWLCLQACRQLLLPEYLETFGWEKQDIALALTQIIARAVYPASEYKTSRWLKENSALCELTGVDPSAITKDKLYQMAHRLYGEKDGLERHFSNRTNDLFSLDDKIIIYDLTNTYFEGTMRESRIAKFGRSKEKRNDTRLVVLAVVVNPEGFLKESQIFEGNMTDPESLQYILDKMKSHRGRSDKKQVVVMDAGIATNDNLKILKEESFDYICVSRGKLKEYRATSLSPVEIRDKSNQLIEISQVEVDGESDSFYKVKSYSKGLKEASMENRFTRAFECGLSQAAEALKKKGGTKKLEKVWERIGRLKEKYPSVHRLYQIHVEPDERGIHATSISWERIEAKSESRHGEYFLRTSLSVHGEEITWLIYNTIREVESTFRCLKTDLNLRPVFHKTDEATMAHLHLGLLAYQLVSTIRFKLKQFGITHEWREIVRIMNTQKMVTTHMVNTDEECVSIRKCSLPESKVRIIYKVLGYDEKPFIRKKSVVPQLNLEKNIYAGIQGISSG
- a CDS encoding phage integrase SAM-like domain-containing protein; amino-acid sequence: MIFLNPQFSRHRLRLVGRTDGGLHPAFYSSPNGDIVEHRICEITRDSGYPPPPRNLANPPSVKETADNFSFAALDHKLGKSDILTVNDAFTAKINTLNNTFKVGNATIYRTTLNALIRFQYYRKIKSKIAKQLFIEECVSKKHKTKGKDVLNVIADIKFDDITVKFLSDCEDFWSATGIEYATIGIYMRTLRAIINNGEDPYLSGTRYPFGEGKNKYSIPEGGRKSIALDIEDIWKIEDFETDNQGLMVARDIFIFMFYCNGLNFGDLCRLQYKDIDGASQEIVFHRKKTRDTKKKKNPEPICAPLLPPMVEIINRHGNKEQNGYIFPFLNGIERVDQNERKIKDAIQLALNPINNSLKVIAAQLGIDRNLSTAYTRNSYVTHLTSEMYISEIFVKQMVGHSTGKNVTAGYNNPSPKKRREVNSKLLNPNKKYNTISLLSVTG